The following coding sequences lie in one Nycticebus coucang isolate mNycCou1 chromosome 18, mNycCou1.pri, whole genome shotgun sequence genomic window:
- the WFIKKN2 gene encoding WAP, Kazal, immunoglobulin, Kunitz and NTR domain-containing protein 2 produces MARPGYKSRLGAPAAAPLPASSGEGISFHRPFFYLKPHATAGCADLVEAAGGSSLSTALAREPAGVRRAGVSSSREGGPCGLQPMASSQGRSLANSDRTMWPLGYCPFWSRWEQVAVLLLLLLLGAPSRGLALPPIRYSHAGVCPNDMNPNLWVDAQSTCKRECETDQECETYEKCCPNVCGTKSCVAARYMDMKGKKGPVGMPKGATCDHFMCLQQGSECDIWDGQPVCKCKDRCEKEPSFTCASDGLTYYNRCYMDAEACSKGITLAVVTCRYHFTWPNTSPLPPETTVHPTTVSPETPGLDLAAPALLNHPVHQLVTVGETVSFLCDVVGRPRPEITWEKQLEDQENVVMRPNHVRGNVVVTNIAQLVIYNAQPQDAGVYTCMARNAAGILRVDFPLSVVVGGQAVAASESSPNGTAFPVAECLQPPDSEDCGEEQTRWHFDAQANDCLIFTFGHCHRNLNHFETYEACVLACMSGPLAACRLPALQGPCKAYAPRWAYNSQTGQCQSFVYGGCEGNGNNFESREACEESCPFPRGNLRCRACKPRQKLVTSFCRSDFVILGRVSELTEEPDSGRALVTVDEVLKDEKMGLKFLGQEPLEVTLLHVDWACPCPNVTVGETPLIIMGEVDGGMAMLRPDSFVGTSSARRVRKLREVMHKKTCDVLKEFLGLH; encoded by the exons GCCTCAGCACAGCCTTAGCAAGGGAGCCTGCTGGGGTGAGGAGGGCAGGTGTCTCCAGCTCACGAGAAGGAGGCCCTTGTGGCCTCCAGCCCATGGCATCATCTCAGGGGAGGTCTCTGGCCAACAGTGACCGCACCATGTGGCCCCTGGGGTACTGCCCGTTCTGGTCCCGCTGGGAGCAGGTGgcagtgctgctgctgctgctgctgcttgggGCACCATCGCGAGGCCTGGCACTGCCACCCATCCGCTATTCCCATGCTGGCGTCTGCCCTAACGACATgaaccccaacctctgggtggATGCACAGAGCACCTGCAAGCGGGAGTGTGAGACGGACCAG GAGTGTGAGACCTATGAGAAGTGCTGCCCCAATGTGTGTGGGACCAAGAGCTGTGTGGCAGCCCGCTACATGGATATGAAAGGGAAGAAGGGCCCAGTGGGCATGCCCAAGGGAGCCACATGTGACCACTTCATGTGTCTGCAGCAGGGCTCTGAATGCGACATCTGGGATGGCCAGCCTGTGTGTAAGTGCAAAGACCGCTGTGAGAAGGAGCCCAGTTTCACCTGTGCCTCAGACGGCCTCACCTACTATAACCGCTGTTACATGGACGCCGAGGCCTGCTCCAAGGGCATCACGCTGGCTGTTGTCACCTGCCGCTATCACTTTACCTGGCCCAACACCAGCCCCCTGCCACCTGAGACCACTGTACACCCCACCACAGTCTCCCCGGAGACTCCTGGGCTGGACCTGGCGGCCCCAGCGCTGCTCAACCACCCTGTGCACCAGTTGGTCACAGTGGGCGAGACAGTGAGCTTCCTCTGCGATGTGGTGGGCCGGCCCCGACCTGAGATCACCTGGGAGAAACAGCTGGAGGATCAGGAGAATGTGGTCATGCGGCCCAACCACGTGCGTGGCAATGTGGTGGTCACCAACATCGCCCAGTTGGTCATCTATAACGCCCAGCCCCAGGATGCTGGCGTCTATACTTGCATGGCGCGGAATGCTGCCGGGATCCTGAGGGTTGACTTCCCGCTGTCAGTGGTGGTGGGGGGTCAGGCTGTGGCCGCCTCGGAGAGCAGTCCCAACGGCACCGCCTTCCCTGTGGCTGAGTGCCTGCAGCCCCCTGACAGCGAGGATTGCGGTGAGGAGCAGACCCGCTGGCACTTTGACGCTCAGGCCAATGACTGCCTCATCTTCACTTTTGGCCACTGCCACCGCAACCTCAACCACTTCGAGACCTACGAGGCCTGTGTACTGGCCTGCATGAGTGGGCCGCTGGCCGCCTGTCGCCTGCCCGCCCTGCAGGGGCCCTGCAAGGCCTACGCACCCCGCTGGGCCTACAACAGCCAGACGGGCCAGTGCCAGTCCTTTGTCTATGGTGGCTGCGAGGGCAATGGCAACAACTTTGAGAGCCGAGAGGCCTGTGAGGAGTCATGCCCCTTCCCTCGGGGAAACCTGCGCTGTCGGGCCTGCAAGCCGCGGCAGAAGCTCGTGACCAGCTTCTGTCGGAGTGACTTTGTCATCCTGGGCCGGGTCTCTGAGCTGACTGAAGAGCCTGACTCCGGCCGGGCCCTGGTGACCGTGGACGAGGTCCTGAAGGACGAGAAGATGGGCCTCAAGTTCCTGGGCCAGGAACCGCTGGAGGTCACTCTGCTGCATGTGGACTGGGCCTGCCCCTGCCCCAATGTGACGGTGGGTGAGACTCCACTCATCATCATGGGCGAGGTGGACGGTGGCATGGCCATGCTGAGGCCTGATAGCTTTGTGGGCACATCAAGCGCCCGGAGGGTTAGGAAGCTCCGCGAGGTCATGCACAAGAAGACCTGCGATGTCCTCAAGGAGTTCCTGGGCCTGCACTGA